The genomic window TGATTTTTCTAATTACTTTACTGAACCAGAGAAAGCGCGTGAAGGTTATCTGCAGGTATTTGCTCGAGGCTTTGTTACCGATTATCCGTTGACTATTCGCAATAGTGATGGCCGCTTAGTTGATGTACTTTACAATGCATCTGTTTATAAAGATGTTAACGGTGATGTGCTCGGCGTGTTTGCATCTGCGCGTGATGTTACCGAACAAAAACAAGCTTCACAATACGCCCGAAGCCTAATCGAGGCGAGCGTCGATCCTTTAGTGACGATCAGTCCAGATGGCAAGATAACCGATGTTAATGAAGCCACTATCGAAGTTACGGGTGTTGAGCGCGAAGAGCTGATTGGTACCGATTTTTCGAATTACTTCACTGAACCCGAAAAAGCGCGTGAAGGTTACTTGCGGGTATTCGCTAAAGGTTCTGTAACTGACTATCCATTAACGATTCGCAATAAAGACAGCCGCTTGATAGACGTACTTTACAATGCGTCGGTCTATAAAGACGTCAATGGTAAAGTACTCGGAGTTTTCGCAGCCGCTCGCGACGTCACAGAGCAAAAGCAGGCGGAAGCAGAAATTGTTGCACAATCGAAAATTCTTGAACGCCAGAACTGGATTGGTGAAGGCCAACGTATGCTCAGTGAGCGTATGCAAGGTGAAAAAAACGTTGTAAAACTGGCCAACGATATTATTACCTGTGTTGCCGAACGTGTCGGTGCGCAAGTAGGGGCGCTGTTTCTTCTTGAAGATGAGTCATTTAAATTAAGTGGACGATTTGCTTACCGCACTCATGCTGGCGTGCCTGACATATTCGCTTTAGGCGAAGGTTTGGTCGGTCAAGCTGCTGCTGGGCGCAAAGCCATTGTGTTAAACAATGTCCCCGATGACTATGTGCTTGTTGGTTCGTCGCTCGGTCAAATAGTGCCAAAGAGCGTGCTGGCGATGCCGATATTCTTTGATGAAAAAGTAGAAAGTGTTATTGAATTGGCTTCGTTAGCGCCTTTGTCAGAGTTGCAGCGTGAATTTCTCAACAGTACGGCTTTAGGTATAGGTATCGCTATCCAAACGGCACGTTCTAGAGAGCGACAAAAAGAATTATTAAAAGAAACACAGCGCCAGTCAGATGAACTTCAGCAACAACAAAAAGAACTGAAAGTCGCTAACGAAGAACTCTTAGAGCAATCGCGTCGCGTCAAATTATCTGAGGAAAAGCTCCAGACTCAGCAGGAAGAGCTGCAAGTTACCAATGAAGAGCTTGAAGAAAAAAACGTGTTATTGCAACGCCAGAAACAGGAAGTGGAACGAGCGCGTAAGAGCATCGAAGAGAAAGCGAGTGAATTGGCTTTAGCGAGTAAGTATAAATCTGAATTTCTGGCTAACATGTCACATGAATTGCGCACGCCGCTTAATAGTCTGTTATTACTGGCACAAGGCTTGGAGCGAAATAAGGAAGGAAACCTCACCGAGGAGCAAGTCGAGTCAGCGAAAATTATTTACGGCAGTGGTGGCGACTTGCTGACATTGATTAATGACATTCTCGATTTATCAAAAATCGAAGCCGGTAAAATGAACCTTTCAACGAGTAATGTGCGTGTCGAAGAACTTGCCGGGAGAATTCGTTCATCATTCGAACATATGGCTACTGACAAGGGACTGGACCTAAAAGTAGTTATTGAGCCAGATGCGCCGATTGAAATTTTTAGCGATCGCACCCGAGTAGAACAGGTAATACGTAACTTGTTATCCAATGCCCTTAAGTTTACTGAACGTGGCGGAGTGGTCATTAGCTTTGGTAAACCTGCAGCGAATACTAATTTATCACGCAGTGGTCTCGATAACGATTGCTGTCTTGCTATCTCAGTAAAAGATACTGGTATTGGCATTGAACTTAAACAGCAAATGGTTATTTTCCAAGCATTCCAGCAAGCCGATGGCGGCACGGCGAGAAAATATAGTGGTACTGGTCTAGGGCTGTCAATCTCGAGAGAGCTTGCTATGTTGCTTAATGGCGAAATTCAATTGGAAAGTGAACTAGAACAAGGTTCAGTGTTTACGCTTTATCTGCCATTAACGCTAGAGATAACAAAAAATGACATAACATCTGACACTGAGAAGTCACCAGTAAGCGGTAGCAATGAATGGTCAACCATAGGCCATAGGTCAGTTCCACAAAGCAAGACTGTTAGTGGCGATCGTGAGCATCTTTCTGTAAGTGATAAAGTGATGCTTATTATCGAAGATGACTTGAAATTTGCTAAAATTCTTTCTGAAAGATGCGGCAATAAGGGCTTTAAGTGTCTGACGGCACCTAGCGGTGAAGTCGGTCTGGAACTAGCATCTATACATCAGCCGAGCGCAATCATTCTCGACATCGAGCTACCAGGTATTGATGGTTGGAGTGTACTTGCAACCTTAAAGGATGATATTAATACTCGCCACATACCTGTGCATATTGTTTCAGCCAAAGACACTAGTGTTGACTCTAACACCAAGTCATTAGGCAATGGCGCTATTGGCTTTACAACTAAGCCGCTGAGACAGGAAGATATCGAATCGATTCTCAGTAAACTACAAACAACTTATTCGAGTGCTCATAAGCGAGTGTTAGTGGTCGAAGATGACCCTGTCATATCGCAACAGACAGTTGATCTGATCGCGAGTGATGACATAGTTGTCGATGTGGCAGAAACTGGCGCTGAAGCTCTGCAAGCACTGCGAAATAAACACTACAATTGTGTGGTGCTCGATCTCAAGTTACCCGATATGGACGGTCCTTCTGTGCTCGAGATATTAGAAGCTGAAGGCGTAGAGTTGCCACCGATAGTTGTTTCAACGGCTCGCGAATTGACGCGGACAGAAGAAGAAACGCTGCGCGAACACACACAGAGCATTGTCATTAAAGATGGCCGTTCCCAAGAACGGTTACTCGATGAAGTCTCGCTATTCCTTCATCGAGTAGTCGATGAAATACCAGCGACGAAAAGAAAAGCTATTCAAGATCTTTATGATACCGACGAAGTTCTGCGTGACAAAAAAGTCCTTATCGTCGATGACGATATGCGAACGACCTTTGCGATGGCGCGTTTGCTGACCGACCGTGGTATGAAGCCGCTTAAAGCAGAGAATGGTGAGCGCGCTTTGCGTCTACTTAGTGAGCAACCGGACGTAGACTTAGTGCTAATGGATATTATGATGCCGGTAATGGATGGGTACACCACCATGGAACGAATTCGCAGTCAGGAGCAATTCCAAAAGTTGCCTATCATCGCACTTACCGCCAAAGCAATGCCCGAGGATCGTCAAAAATGCTTGGTCGCTGGAGCGAACGATTACTTGTCTAAGCCTGTAGAGGCGGATCAATTAGTGTCGATGATCAGAGTATGGCTATACCAAGGAACTTTATGACTAAGCAACGTACAGAAGTCGTGAATACTATCGAGACAGAGAAAATAGAAATTGACCGATTATTGGAAGATATTTATCAGCACCACGGTTATGACTTTCGTTCTTATGCCCGCGCTTCGATCGAACGCCGTATTCGTCTGTTTATTGCCAGCAAAAATTGCGTTTCGATCTCTGAAATTATGCCGAAGTTGCTTAGCGACCGTGAGTTTTTTGCCGAATTCATCAGTTACTTTTCTGTCTTGGTAACAGAGTTATTCCGTGATTCTTTCGTCTATCGCTTGGTACGAGAGCAAGTGGTGCCACTGCTAAAAACCTGGCCACATATCAAAATATGGCATGCGGGTTGCGCTACTGGTGAGGAAGTCTATTCGCTAGCTATCATACTTAAAGAAGAGGGGATATACGATCGCACAACGATCTATGCCACCGATA from Colwellia sp. PAMC 20917 includes these protein-coding regions:
- a CDS encoding PAS domain S-box protein; the encoded protein is MSKINNPALGSQQKVDKNVYTRSLIEASLDPLVTISPDGKITDVNEATIKVTGVNRNNLIGTDFSVYFTEPEKAREGYLQVFAKGFVTDYPLTIRNKDARLVDVLYNASVYKDVDGKVLGVFAAARDVTQQKQASQYARSLIEASLDPLVTISPDGKITDVNEATAKVTGTARNKLIGTDFSNYFTEPNKAREGYQQVFAKGFVTDYPLTIRNKDARLVDMLYNASVYKDVNGNVLGVFAAARDVTEQKQASQYARSLIEASLDPLVTISPDGKITDVNEATAKVTGAARNDLIGTDFSNYFTEPEQAREGYQQVFAKGFVTDYPLTIRNSDGRLVDVLYNASVYKDVNGNVLGVFASARDVTEQKQASQYSRSLIEASLDPLVTISPDGKITDVNEATAKVTGAARDKLIGTDFSNYFTEPEKAREGYLQVFARGFVTDYPLTIRNSDGRLVDVLYNASVYKDVNGDVLGVFASARDVTEQKQASQYARSLIEASVDPLVTISPDGKITDVNEATIEVTGVEREELIGTDFSNYFTEPEKAREGYLRVFAKGSVTDYPLTIRNKDSRLIDVLYNASVYKDVNGKVLGVFAAARDVTEQKQAEAEIVAQSKILERQNWIGEGQRMLSERMQGEKNVVKLANDIITCVAERVGAQVGALFLLEDESFKLSGRFAYRTHAGVPDIFALGEGLVGQAAAGRKAIVLNNVPDDYVLVGSSLGQIVPKSVLAMPIFFDEKVESVIELASLAPLSELQREFLNSTALGIGIAIQTARSRERQKELLKETQRQSDELQQQQKELKVANEELLEQSRRVKLSEEKLQTQQEELQVTNEELEEKNVLLQRQKQEVERARKSIEEKASELALASKYKSEFLANMSHELRTPLNSLLLLAQGLERNKEGNLTEEQVESAKIIYGSGGDLLTLINDILDLSKIEAGKMNLSTSNVRVEELAGRIRSSFEHMATDKGLDLKVVIEPDAPIEIFSDRTRVEQVIRNLLSNALKFTERGGVVISFGKPAANTNLSRSGLDNDCCLAISVKDTGIGIELKQQMVIFQAFQQADGGTARKYSGTGLGLSISRELAMLLNGEIQLESELEQGSVFTLYLPLTLEITKNDITSDTEKSPVSGSNEWSTIGHRSVPQSKTVSGDREHLSVSDKVMLIIEDDLKFAKILSERCGNKGFKCLTAPSGEVGLELASIHQPSAIILDIELPGIDGWSVLATLKDDINTRHIPVHIVSAKDTSVDSNTKSLGNGAIGFTTKPLRQEDIESILSKLQTTYSSAHKRVLVVEDDPVISQQTVDLIASDDIVVDVAETGAEALQALRNKHYNCVVLDLKLPDMDGPSVLEILEAEGVELPPIVVSTARELTRTEEETLREHTQSIVIKDGRSQERLLDEVSLFLHRVVDEIPATKRKAIQDLYDTDEVLRDKKVLIVDDDMRTTFAMARLLTDRGMKPLKAENGERALRLLSEQPDVDLVLMDIMMPVMDGYTTMERIRSQEQFQKLPIIALTAKAMPEDRQKCLVAGANDYLSKPVEADQLVSMIRVWLYQGTL
- a CDS encoding CheR family methyltransferase gives rise to the protein MTKQRTEVVNTIETEKIEIDRLLEDIYQHHGYDFRSYARASIERRIRLFIASKNCVSISEIMPKLLSDREFFAEFISYFSVLVTELFRDSFVYRLVREQVVPLLKTWPHIKIWHAGCATGEEVYSLAIILKEEGIYDRTTIYATDISEEAIDKANEGIYEMAALREATLRYQRAGGNASFSDYYHARYNAAAMDAALKERIVFSTHNLATDSVFGEMHLIFCRNVLIYFNPELQNRALGLFTDSLVHGGFLCLGTKEDISFSKVNTRFEVVDEKAKVYRKQDRI